In Humulus lupulus chromosome 7, drHumLupu1.1, whole genome shotgun sequence, the following are encoded in one genomic region:
- the LOC133791775 gene encoding protein ALP1-like has translation MDDSDEEFEILFGDTSSSSSEELIGQVIMLNRLKEMQKSQQIRRPLRTSDMSGRQYLLELLNGHPDRLFYTIRMDINTFRSLCRRLVEMEVIEHDRVISVEEAVVMFLWIVTHNQRVRTVAERYQHSGETVCRQFGRVLDALCYLGNEVIRPLDFNTVQAEIQNNSKYFPWFKDCVGAIDGTHVSAVAPTLKQLAFRGRKIDVTQNVMAACSFNMMFTYVYAGWEGTANDSRVLLDAMRKDDNFPMPPQGKYYVVDSGYPNMTGFLAPYRGERYHLRRFRGRGNHPRGAMELFNYRHSSLRNVIERCFGLLKARFPILKSMPPYLLGKQRRIPIACCAIHNWIRMHSINDEMFEQYSVDARTVEDIEGTESQSNTTTENQQEGDGAGISETPELNFSQAYMAQMENVRDDIAGQMWLSYNNNT, from the exons GGAATTAATTGGTCAAGTTATCATGCTTAATCGATTAAAAGAGATGCAAAAATCTCAACAGATTAGACGACCACTACGCACTTCAGATATGTCTGGACGTCAATATTTACTTGAGCTGTTAAATGGACACCCTGATAGATTGTTTTACACAATTAGAATGGACATTAATACTTTTAGATCTTTATGTCGTCGATTAGTTGAAATGGAAGTCATAGAACATGATAGGGTAATTAGTGTTGAAGAAGCTGTTGTCATGTTTCTATGGATAGTTACACACAACCAACGAGTTAGAACTGTGGCTGAAAGATATCAACATTCAGGAGAAACTGTTTGTCGTCAGTTTGGTAGAGTGCTAGATGCATTGTGTTATTTAGGAAATGAAGTAATAAGGCCTCTTGACTTTAACACTGTGCAAgcagaaattcaaaataattcaAAGTATTTCCCATGGTTTAAG GATTGTGTTGGAGCAATTGATGGTACTCATGTAAGTGCAGTTGCACCAACTCTAAAACAACTTGCATTTAGAGGAAGAAAAATAGATGTAACACAAAATGTAATGGCTGCATGCTCCTTTAATATGATGTTTACTTATGTCTACGCTGGATGGGAAGGAACAGCCAATGATTCCCGAGTGCTTCttgatgcaatgagaaaagatgATAACTTCCCTATGCCACCACAAG GAAAATACTATGTTGTTGATTCTGGTTATCCAAATATGACTGGGTTTCTAGCACCATATCGTGGTGAACGTTATCACTTGCGTCGTTTTAGAGGAAGAGGGAACCACCCTAGAGGTGCAATGGAGTTATTCAATTATAGACACTCATCATTGCGTAATGTGATTGAACGTTGTTTTGGACTTCTAAAAGCTAGGTTTCCAATTTTGAAGTCAATGCCTCCATACTTGCTTGGAAAGCAACGTCGAATACCAATAGCATGTTGTGCTATCCATAACTGGATTAGAATGCATTCTATTAATGATGAAATGTTTGAACAATATTCAGTTGATGCCAGAACTGTAGAAGATATTGAAGGAACTGAAAGCCAATCTAATACAACAACTGAAAACCAACAAGAAGGAGATGGAGCAGGAATTTCCGAGACACCAGAGTTGAATTTCAGTCAAGCTTATATGGCCCAGATGGAAAATGTTAGAGATGACATTGCTGGACAAATGTGGCTTAGTTATAACAACAATacttaa